Proteins found in one Streptococcus iniae genomic segment:
- a CDS encoding ABC transporter permease, translating into MKKSLQNMNIWLLSSLVIFISYLLFLIYPIVTILKQALFVDGKLSVANFLAFFSKDYYFETLFNSFKVSVMATLLSLIVGTLLAYCFAMFQFKGKKYLQILVIIASMSAPFVGAYSWILLLGRNGVITKWLTATFGLPKLDIYGFSGIVLVFTLQLFPLVFLYVSGALKSMDNSLLEAAESMGVKGTKRLTKIVLPLLVPTLLAAALLVFMRAFSDFGTPMLIGEGYRTFPVLVYSQFISEVGGNSAFASALAIIAITIALIIFLVQKYVAQKNSFSMNSLHPIEAKKISGLQKILVYTGVYGVIGLAVLPQTYLIYTSFLKTSGMIFVPGYSLNSYRQAFDRMGTSILNTLRIPLMALVLVLIFATFISYLSVRKRNPFTSLIDSMSMIPYIVPGTVMGIAFITAFNTGIAGSGFLAIIGTSFVMVMSLAVRRLPYTIRSSVASLQQISPSIEEAAASLGSSRLNTFVKITIPMMMSGIISGAILSWITMISELSTSILLYNINTKTMTVAIYTEVLRGNYGIAAALSTILTSFTVLSLLLFMKVSKSDSISM; encoded by the coding sequence ATGAAAAAATCCCTTCAGAATATGAATATTTGGCTTTTGTCCTCCTTAGTTATCTTTATTTCTTACCTACTCTTTCTGATTTACCCTATTGTTACGATTTTGAAGCAGGCGCTCTTTGTTGATGGCAAATTGTCTGTTGCAAATTTCTTAGCCTTCTTCTCTAAAGATTATTATTTTGAAACCTTGTTTAATAGTTTTAAGGTTTCGGTGATGGCAACTCTTCTTTCTTTGATTGTGGGGACGTTGCTTGCTTATTGCTTTGCCATGTTCCAGTTCAAGGGCAAGAAGTATCTACAAATCTTAGTGATTATTGCTTCGATGTCAGCACCTTTTGTTGGGGCCTATTCATGGATTCTTTTGTTGGGTCGAAATGGTGTGATTACCAAGTGGTTAACAGCTACTTTTGGCCTTCCTAAGCTAGACATTTACGGGTTTTCAGGTATTGTTTTAGTCTTTACTTTACAGCTCTTCCCCTTGGTTTTCCTCTATGTTAGTGGTGCCTTAAAGAGCATGGATAATTCTTTGCTTGAAGCTGCAGAAAGTATGGGTGTTAAAGGGACTAAACGTTTGACGAAGATTGTTTTGCCTCTTTTAGTACCAACCCTCCTAGCAGCCGCACTCTTGGTCTTTATGCGTGCTTTCTCAGACTTTGGAACACCGATGCTTATTGGTGAAGGCTATAGGACCTTCCCAGTTCTTGTCTATTCCCAATTTATTAGTGAAGTGGGCGGGAATTCAGCTTTTGCTTCGGCCCTTGCTATTATTGCCATTACTATTGCTTTGATTATTTTCTTGGTGCAAAAGTATGTGGCTCAAAAAAATAGTTTTAGCATGAATTCTCTACACCCGATTGAAGCTAAAAAAATCTCTGGTTTGCAAAAAATTCTTGTCTATACAGGGGTATATGGTGTGATTGGTTTAGCTGTTTTACCACAAACCTATTTGATTTACACCTCATTTTTAAAGACCTCAGGAATGATTTTTGTGCCAGGCTATTCCCTAAACAGTTATCGACAAGCCTTTGACCGTATGGGGACAAGTATTTTAAATACCTTGAGAATTCCTTTAATGGCTTTGGTTTTGGTCTTGATTTTTGCTACATTTATTTCTTATTTAAGTGTTCGAAAGCGTAATCCATTTACATCTTTGATTGATAGCATGAGCATGATTCCTTATATTGTTCCTGGAACTGTAATGGGGATTGCCTTTATCACAGCCTTTAATACAGGAATTGCTGGTTCAGGTTTCTTAGCAATCATTGGAACTTCTTTTGTAATGGTCATGTCATTAGCAGTGCGTCGCCTACCTTATACCATTAGGTCATCAGTGGCTTCCTTGCAACAAATCTCGCCAAGTATTGAAGAAGCTGCTGCAAGTTTAGGAAGCTCACGCCTCAATACTTTTGTGAAAATCACTATTCCCATGATGATGTCAGGCATTATTTCAGGAGCGATTCTCTCTTGGATTACCATGATTTCAGAACTCTCAACCTCTATTTTGCTTTACAACATTAATACAAAAACGATGACCGTTGCTATCTATACCGAAGTCTTACGAGGGAATTACGGCATAGCTGCAGCATTATCTACAATTCTAACAAGCTTCACAGTCTTATCTCTCTTACTCTTTATGAAAGTTTCTAAGAGCGACAGCATTAGCATGTAA
- a CDS encoding AIPR family protein, with amino-acid sequence MDKIKQFSFAKCTKMESPYKGDNRLVYHLFVNVKSIPEGLPTEVNPREVNSKKIVYKKIVSGLTSNEDSFFVNNRGILIAAKKVTIDSLNNIIKLDIGNGSDKDNSLYGVLDGGHTYHAIINNRNLIDDEFSEFVHLEIMTNVRNIDELSSARNTSVQVSDKAIAELADKFEFVKKDISNTPFAKKVSYRENEDKPLDAVDLIKLMYAFNIKKFPNNGNSHPIQSYSGKQAVLKDYLNDFDNDKFYRKISPLLPVITNLYDKIEVEMVDAYNEIHQNGKFGKVKGVDLKVNGILSKYYSNKCKYQISQGLIFPIIAAFRALITESKNQLDWEVDPFIVWDNIKPKLVNNTIEMSRSLGNNPQSAGKNTSLWSQNFDAVNTEKLQILINKLRSK; translated from the coding sequence ATGGATAAAATTAAACAATTTTCATTTGCAAAGTGCACAAAAATGGAAAGCCCATATAAAGGAGATAACAGATTAGTTTATCATTTATTTGTTAATGTAAAATCTATCCCTGAGGGGTTGCCCACTGAAGTTAACCCTAGGGAAGTTAATTCCAAGAAAATAGTTTATAAAAAAATTGTATCCGGTTTAACTTCAAATGAAGATTCTTTTTTTGTGAATAACCGTGGAATTTTAATCGCTGCAAAAAAAGTTACAATCGATAGTCTAAACAACATTATTAAACTTGATATCGGCAATGGTAGTGATAAAGATAATTCTTTATATGGTGTTCTTGACGGTGGCCATACTTATCATGCAATAATAAATAATCGAAATTTAATTGACGATGAATTTTCAGAATTTGTACACTTAGAAATTATGACAAATGTAAGAAATATTGATGAATTATCTTCTGCTAGAAATACGAGTGTTCAAGTATCTGATAAAGCAATTGCTGAACTTGCAGATAAATTTGAATTTGTAAAAAAAGATATTTCCAATACTCCTTTTGCAAAAAAAGTTTCTTATAGAGAAAATGAAGATAAACCCTTAGACGCAGTTGACTTAATTAAATTGATGTATGCATTTAATATAAAAAAATTTCCAAATAACGGAAATAGTCATCCAATTCAATCATATAGTGGTAAGCAAGCTGTACTAAAAGATTATCTCAATGACTTCGATAACGATAAATTTTATAGAAAAATCTCTCCCTTACTACCAGTTATTACAAATTTATACGATAAAATCGAAGTTGAGATGGTTGATGCATATAATGAAATTCATCAAAATGGAAAATTCGGCAAAGTTAAAGGTGTAGATTTAAAAGTAAATGGAATACTATCAAAGTATTATTCAAACAAATGTAAGTATCAAATTTCACAAGGTTTAATTTTCCCAATAATTGCTGCTTTCCGAGCACTAATTACTGAGTCAAAAAATCAACTAGATTGGGAGGTTGATCCTTTTATAGTTTGGGATAACATCAAACCAAAATTAGTAAATAATACAATTGAAATGTCACGATCATTAGGTAACAATCCTCAAAGTGCCGGAAAAAACACTTCACTTTGGTCTCAAAATTTTGATGCTGTAAATACTGAAAAATTACAAATTCTAATTAATAAACTTAGATCAAAATAA
- a CDS encoding DNA cytosine methyltransferase, which produces MTNSVSSVTDKKYNIAAFFSGVGGIELGFEQTGEFRVVYANEFDKNARKTYALNYPDTFLDSRDIHAVDPDEIPSETVDLIVGGFPCQAFSIAGYRKGFEDERGDLFFELLRMIKVKKPRAIFIENVKNMVGHDHGNTFKVIREALTENNYFIKWKVLNGKDYGNIPQNRERIYIVGFDNKEAFDLFEFPEEIPLTTSLNDIIDFSEEKDTTFYYGDGKQRFYSDLKLAMDRQDTVYQWRRQYVRENKSGVVPTLTANMGTGGHNVPLILTDNGKIRKLTPKETFNAQGYPKDFKLPDGLANSHLYKQAGNSVVVPVIKRIAKNIAYALNHSKHAVKDNRQGNTAIIYTNMNGPFEGESYVKDFVKEHDEAILTIDTYQDGLGILNHEEYLRLVKKRGKMEFYYIQ; this is translated from the coding sequence ATGACAAATTCTGTAAGTTCTGTCACAGATAAGAAGTATAATATTGCTGCTTTCTTTTCTGGTGTTGGTGGAATTGAGTTAGGTTTTGAACAAACCGGCGAGTTCAGAGTGGTGTATGCCAATGAATTTGATAAAAATGCTAGGAAAACCTATGCATTAAACTACCCGGATACTTTTTTAGATAGTCGTGATATTCACGCTGTGGATCCAGATGAAATTCCATCTGAAACTGTGGATCTTATTGTTGGAGGTTTCCCTTGCCAAGCTTTTTCTATTGCAGGTTATCGTAAAGGCTTTGAAGATGAGCGTGGTGACTTGTTTTTTGAATTGCTTCGAATGATCAAAGTGAAAAAACCAAGAGCTATTTTTATTGAGAATGTCAAAAATATGGTCGGTCACGACCATGGGAATACATTTAAAGTTATTCGTGAGGCTTTGACTGAGAATAATTATTTCATTAAATGGAAGGTTCTCAATGGGAAAGATTATGGGAATATTCCACAGAACCGTGAACGTATTTATATTGTCGGTTTTGATAATAAAGAAGCATTTGATTTATTTGAGTTTCCTGAGGAAATTCCATTAACCACTTCATTAAATGATATTATTGATTTTAGTGAAGAAAAAGATACAACATTCTATTATGGGGATGGCAAACAGCGCTTTTACTCGGATTTAAAGCTTGCCATGGATCGTCAAGATACTGTGTATCAATGGCGTCGTCAATATGTTCGTGAAAATAAAAGTGGAGTAGTACCGACTTTAACTGCCAATATGGGTACTGGTGGGCATAATGTCCCGTTAATTCTGACTGATAATGGTAAGATTAGAAAATTAACTCCTAAAGAAACCTTTAATGCTCAAGGATATCCTAAGGATTTCAAACTTCCAGATGGATTAGCTAACAGTCACCTTTATAAGCAAGCTGGTAATAGTGTAGTGGTACCAGTCATTAAAAGGATTGCCAAAAATATTGCCTATGCTTTAAATCATTCTAAGCATGCTGTTAAAGATAATCGCCAAGGAAATACTGCAATTATCTATACTAATATGAATGGTCCATTTGAGGGGGAGTCCTATGTGAAAGACTTTGTCAAAGAGCATGATGAAGCTATTTTAACAATAGACACTTATCAAGATGGATTAGGAATTCTCAACCATGAAGAATATTTACGTTTAGTAAAAAAACGTGGTAAAATGGAATTTTATTATATTCAATAA
- a CDS encoding ABC transporter ATP-binding protein, producing the protein MSQITIKNAKKIYHDTPVIENLNVTIPDGSLFTLLGPSGCGKTTLLRMIAGFNSIEGGDFYFGQERINQMEPSRRNIGMVFQNYAIFPHLSVKDNVAFGLKQRRIPKAELEERVAKYLKLMQIDQFKDRKPENLSGGQQQRVALARALAISPDVLLMDEPLSNLDAKLRIDMRQAIKEIQKEVGITTVYVTHDQEEAMAISDQIAVMYLGEIQQIGKPKELYHRPSNEFVATFIGRTNIIPAQLLHDSGQAYLQFLDGFRISYPALNHLEDQEVRVSIRPEEFVRSVDGPIEAVIKDSTYLGLNTEYILETGFADRIQVTEESTLDEDFGAGDKIRLAINTQKINVFTADGKVNLLEGN; encoded by the coding sequence ATGAGTCAGATTACCATCAAAAATGCTAAAAAAATCTATCATGACACACCTGTTATTGAAAACCTTAATGTGACCATTCCTGACGGTAGCCTATTTACCCTACTTGGTCCATCAGGCTGTGGTAAAACAACACTTTTGCGAATGATTGCTGGTTTTAACTCTATTGAGGGTGGCGACTTTTACTTCGGTCAAGAACGCATTAACCAGATGGAACCGAGTCGCCGTAATATCGGTATGGTTTTCCAAAATTATGCCATTTTCCCTCATTTGTCTGTTAAAGACAATGTGGCCTTTGGTTTAAAACAGCGTCGCATTCCAAAAGCAGAATTAGAAGAACGTGTCGCTAAATACCTGAAATTAATGCAGATTGACCAATTTAAAGATAGAAAACCAGAAAATCTTAGTGGTGGGCAACAGCAGCGTGTCGCTTTGGCGCGTGCTTTAGCTATTAGTCCAGATGTTCTTTTGATGGATGAGCCCCTAAGTAATTTGGATGCCAAACTAAGAATTGATATGCGTCAAGCCATTAAAGAAATTCAAAAAGAAGTTGGAATTACAACGGTTTATGTTACCCATGATCAAGAAGAAGCTATGGCTATTTCAGATCAGATTGCAGTTATGTACTTGGGTGAAATTCAACAAATTGGCAAACCAAAGGAACTTTATCACCGTCCAAGCAATGAGTTTGTAGCCACCTTTATTGGCAGAACAAACATCATTCCTGCTCAGCTATTACACGATAGTGGACAAGCCTATCTTCAATTTTTAGACGGATTTAGAATCTCCTATCCGGCTCTTAACCACCTTGAAGATCAAGAAGTCCGCGTCAGCATTAGGCCGGAAGAGTTTGTTCGAAGTGTTGATGGCCCTATTGAGGCTGTGATTAAAGATAGCACTTATTTGGGGCTAAATACAGAATATATTCTTGAAACTGGCTTCGCTGATAGAATTCAAGTGACTGAAGAATCCACTTTGGATGAAGATTTTGGGGCAGGAGATAAGATTCGATTAGCTATCAATACGCAAAAAATAAATGTTTTCACAGCGGATGGTAAGGTGAACTTGTTGGAGGGTAACTAG
- a CDS encoding IS3-like element IS981 family transposase (programmed frameshift) → MKKRYSKEFKETLIAFYHSGQSVTQLSKEYDVAPATIYKWIDLYSKSNESSVSKADFLELKRQLAKVKEERDNLKKSIDHIRREKEVSAADMAQTIQTLALNVRLSCQLLDVPESSYYERINRHPSKTQLRRQYLSLKISQLFNANRGIYGAPKIHHLLFKQGEKVGLKLVQKLMKQLQLKSVVIKKFKPGYSLSDHINRKNLIQTEPTKKNKVWSTDITYIPTQQGWAYLSTIMDRYTKKVIAWDLGKRMTVELVQRTLNKAIKSQDYPEAVILHSDQGSQYTSLEYEELLKYYGMTHSFSRRGYPYHNASLESWHGHLKREWVYQFKYKNFEEAYQSIFWYIEAFYNSKRIHQSLGYLTPNQFEKVSA, encoded by the exons ATGAAAAAACGCTACTCAAAAGAATTTAAAGAAACCCTTATCGCCTTCTATCATTCTGGTCAATCCGTCACCCAGCTGTCTAAAGAATACGACGTGGCCCCTGCAACAATTTATAAATGGATAGACCTCTACTCTAAATCTAATGAAAGCTCCGTCTCTAAAGCTGATTTTCTAGAATTAAAAAGACAACTGGCTAAAGTTAAGGAAGAACGAGACA ATCTTAAAAAAAGTATTGACCATATTCGCCGAGAAAAAGAAGTGAGTGCTGCGGATATGGCTCAAACCATACAAACTTTAGCACTCAATGTCAGACTAAGCTGTCAACTCCTTGATGTTCCTGAATCAAGTTATTATGAACGGATTAACCGACATCCATCTAAAACTCAATTAAGGAGACAATACCTGTCACTCAAAATTTCTCAACTCTTCAATGCTAACCGAGGAATCTATGGTGCTCCTAAAATTCATCATCTTCTATTTAAACAAGGGGAAAAAGTCGGGTTAAAACTGGTACAGAAGCTAATGAAGCAACTTCAACTCAAGTCTGTAGTCATTAAGAAATTTAAGCCTGGATACTCACTAAGTGATCACATCAATCGAAAAAATCTCATACAGACTGAACCTACAAAGAAAAATAAGGTTTGGTCAACCGACATTACTTATATTCCTACTCAACAAGGATGGGCTTATCTCTCAACCATTATGGATCGTTATACTAAAAAAGTCATTGCTTGGGATTTGGGCAAGCGAATGACTGTAGAATTAGTGCAAAGAACTTTAAATAAGGCCATTAAATCACAAGACTATCCAGAAGCTGTTATTCTTCATTCTGACCAAGGAAGCCAGTATACGAGTCTAGAGTATGAAGAGTTGCTTAAGTATTATGGGATGACTCACTCTTTCAGTCGAAGGGGATACCCTTATCATAATGCCAGTCTTGAATCTTGGCATGGACATTTAAAAAGAGAGTGGGTGTATCAATTTAAATATAAGAACTTTGAAGAAGCCTATCAGAGTATTTTCTGGTACATCGAAGCCTTTTATAATTCAAAACGAATCCATCAAAGTTTAGGGTATCTTACACCTAATCAATTTGAAAAGGTAAGTGCTTAA
- a CDS encoding helix-turn-helix domain-containing protein produces the protein MGERLREMRKKKNLTISKFSELINLSDKIISNYENGKNLITIESIVKIYKSNVFYPMTLTELLDILVVSVFE, from the coding sequence ATGGGTGAAAGACTAAGGGAAATGAGAAAAAAGAAAAACTTGACTATAAGTAAATTCTCAGAGCTCATAAATTTATCCGATAAAATTATTAGTAATTATGAGAATGGTAAAAACCTAATAACAATTGAGTCAATAGTTAAAATATATAAAAGTAATGTTTTTTATCCAATGACGTTAACTGAATTACTGGATATCCTTGTAGTTTCTGTTTTTGAATAG
- a CDS encoding response regulator transcription factor, with amino-acid sequence MLRMIIVEDEQLIRDWLAQVLDYEQLGIALLATARDGQEGLDLIRNCAPDIVLTDIMMPRMTAFDMFEASRDLTYDKIILSSYSDFEHAKRAMRYGVSNFLAKPLDVEELRDTLWQLSLDKKHQNNKLMSIQEEVAIPGIELPQIDHENWSALVIEYLHQNYNKAISTEEIARNFGYSESYLYKKIKEELGITLKDYLNRYRVKRAIQLMLSDSDSKVYEVALAVGFSDYNYFGKVFRRYTGLTFTEFKENFTHKG; translated from the coding sequence ATGTTACGTATGATTATCGTCGAAGACGAGCAATTGATAAGAGATTGGCTGGCTCAGGTTTTGGACTATGAGCAGTTAGGGATTGCGCTTTTGGCGACAGCAAGAGATGGGCAAGAAGGTTTGGACTTGATTAGGAACTGTGCGCCTGACATTGTTTTGACGGATATTATGATGCCTAGGATGACGGCTTTTGATATGTTTGAGGCGAGTAGGGATTTGACTTATGACAAGATTATTTTGTCTTCTTACAGTGATTTTGAGCATGCTAAGAGGGCTATGCGATATGGGGTTTCTAATTTTTTAGCTAAACCTCTTGATGTGGAAGAGCTAAGAGATACGCTTTGGCAGTTGTCATTGGACAAGAAACACCAGAACAATAAGTTGATGTCAATTCAAGAAGAAGTGGCTATTCCTGGGATTGAATTACCGCAGATTGATCATGAGAATTGGTCTGCTTTAGTGATTGAATACCTGCATCAAAACTACAATAAAGCTATCTCAACAGAGGAAATTGCTAGAAACTTTGGTTACAGTGAGAGTTATTTGTATAAAAAAATCAAGGAAGAATTAGGCATTACTTTGAAGGACTATCTTAACCGTTATCGTGTAAAGAGGGCTATTCAGTTAATGCTTAGTGATTCGGACTCAAAGGTTTATGAGGTTGCACTTGCTGTTGGTTTTTCGGATTACAACTATTTTGGTAAAGTTTTTAGGCGTTACACAGGTTTGACCTTTACAGAATTTAAAGAGAATTTTACTCATAAAGGATAG
- a CDS encoding sensor histidine kinase, whose translation MGDRIGLVPFKEKLRGEVLRGFQKAAIFIGLSSFLVLTAFIFLVQFSQLVEGRRTIVTYFEGINLKSDQIFEHLERRGIEKFLAGRLEEREMFRQIYQETGKLPFRSALSIYQPNGDLLLSTKLPNRDGLSDDSYVKIALKNIKEASEYRISKDYQGNRYLLKIKPILKNKRAIGYLVLYLDGNDFGSGLKSDSTQYMITDTYQNLFSSNSVSTSSQVLQKIDDSQLLAFITIRDGKLYLNNHLNLSDHLILYSYISVVPLSYLIGFTCLFALVIMLILMILARRLSNRIALHSSDSVDLLVLELNRIVNGYKTTVDVTTDDEFGYLARKINSVLDTLHRLFNQTLKSEKEKLVFQRKLLEAQFNPHFLYNSLESIKILIDIDPQKAQQMILALNRVLRYSIASNCDDVALADDCDIIEDYLTVNQIRFNELDVHLNYAKDLEHLIIPKLFLLPLIENALKYGLQNRHDLRLSIRVWSDDLAIYFSIFDNGPGFSETFRQQFSNYIKEGGTEHGLVNSYSRLAMLYPSAKIRLCHRDHMQGVELQFERKQACYV comes from the coding sequence TTGGGTGATCGGATTGGTTTAGTTCCTTTTAAGGAGAAGTTGCGTGGTGAGGTTTTGCGTGGTTTTCAAAAGGCAGCTATTTTTATTGGATTGAGTTCTTTCTTGGTTTTGACGGCCTTTATTTTTTTGGTGCAATTTAGCCAATTGGTTGAGGGACGTCGGACCATAGTCACTTACTTTGAAGGGATTAATCTTAAGAGTGATCAAATCTTTGAGCATTTGGAAAGGCGAGGGATCGAGAAGTTTTTGGCTGGTCGTTTGGAAGAGCGCGAGATGTTTCGGCAGATTTATCAAGAAACAGGTAAGCTCCCATTTCGCTCAGCCCTTTCTATTTATCAGCCAAATGGAGACTTGCTTTTATCAACAAAATTGCCTAATCGTGATGGTTTAAGCGACGACTCTTATGTTAAAATTGCTTTGAAAAATATTAAAGAGGCATCTGAATACCGGATTAGCAAAGATTATCAGGGGAACCGATATTTACTTAAAATCAAGCCTATCTTAAAGAACAAACGAGCGATTGGTTATTTGGTTCTCTATCTAGATGGTAATGATTTTGGTTCTGGTCTGAAATCAGATTCTACCCAATATATGATTACAGATACCTATCAAAATCTCTTTAGTTCAAACAGTGTCAGCACAAGTTCTCAGGTTCTTCAAAAAATCGATGACAGCCAGTTGCTAGCTTTCATAACCATCAGAGATGGCAAGCTCTACCTCAATAACCACCTAAACCTCAGTGATCATCTGATCCTCTATTCTTATATCTCAGTGGTGCCTCTGTCTTATTTGATAGGGTTTACCTGCTTATTTGCTCTTGTCATTATGCTTATTCTTATGATTTTGGCCAGACGCTTGTCCAATAGAATTGCCCTCCATAGTAGTGATAGTGTTGACCTTCTGGTTTTGGAATTGAACAGGATTGTCAATGGTTATAAAACGACTGTTGATGTAACTACTGATGACGAATTTGGATACTTGGCAAGAAAAATCAATAGCGTTTTAGACACCCTTCACAGATTATTTAACCAGACCTTGAAGTCGGAAAAAGAAAAACTTGTTTTTCAACGTAAACTTTTAGAAGCTCAATTCAATCCTCATTTCCTCTATAATTCTTTGGAATCAATCAAGATTTTAATTGATATTGACCCTCAAAAAGCACAGCAGATGATTTTAGCTCTCAATAGGGTGTTAAGGTATAGTATTGCTTCTAATTGTGATGATGTTGCTTTAGCAGATGATTGCGACATTATTGAAGATTATCTGACGGTCAATCAGATTCGCTTTAATGAACTGGATGTTCATTTGAATTATGCTAAGGATTTGGAGCACCTGATAATTCCCAAGCTCTTTTTACTGCCTTTAATTGAGAATGCTCTTAAATATGGTCTGCAAAATAGGCATGATTTAAGGCTTTCTATTAGGGTTTGGAGTGATGATCTAGCCATCTATTTTTCTATTTTTGATAATGGTCCGGGTTTTAGTGAGACATTTCGTCAACAGTTTTCGAATTATATTAAAGAAGGGGGCACTGAGCACGGTCTTGTGAATTCTTACAGTAGGTTAGCCATGTTATACCCTAGTGCAAAGATAAGGCTTTGCCATAGGGATCATATGCAGGGCGTAGAATTACAATTTGAAAGGAAACAAGCATGTTACGTATGA
- a CDS encoding extracellular solute-binding protein has protein sequence MRNKFFSLLVASTTVLSLAACGSKQEAKKEDKGSDKLVVYSPNSEGLINATIPAFEEKYGVKVELIQAGTGELFKKVESEASKPVADIVFGGSYTQYAQHPSLFEKYTAKDNDKVIKDYQNTTGYSTPYTLDGSVLIVNPDLTKGMKIKGYKDLLNPELKGKIATADPANSSSAFAQLTNILLANGGYDKDQSWSYVKDLFTLVDGKINSSSSNVYKSVADGEMAVGLSYEDPSVKLLNDGANIKVIYPEEGSVFLPASAAIIKNAPNKSNAQKFIDFIVSKEAQDALGTETTNRPVRKDAKVSKNMKSLKDIKTITEDYDYVIKHKEDIVKHYSDIFVDLQSK, from the coding sequence ATGCGTAACAAATTCTTTTCTTTACTCGTCGCTTCAACAACAGTTCTTAGTTTGGCGGCATGTGGATCAAAACAAGAAGCTAAAAAAGAGGATAAGGGCAGTGATAAACTGGTTGTTTACTCTCCCAATTCAGAAGGCTTAATCAATGCGACAATTCCAGCTTTTGAGGAAAAATATGGGGTTAAGGTTGAATTGATCCAAGCAGGTACTGGGGAACTCTTTAAAAAAGTTGAGAGTGAAGCAAGTAAACCAGTTGCTGATATTGTCTTTGGAGGTTCTTATACTCAGTATGCTCAACATCCTAGTTTATTTGAAAAATACACTGCAAAAGATAATGACAAGGTGATTAAGGATTATCAAAATACAACTGGCTATTCAACACCATACACCTTAGATGGTTCTGTTTTGATTGTTAATCCTGATTTGACAAAAGGCATGAAGATTAAAGGTTACAAAGATTTATTGAACCCTGAGTTGAAAGGCAAGATTGCAACAGCAGACCCTGCTAACTCATCAAGTGCTTTTGCACAATTAACTAATATTTTACTTGCTAATGGTGGTTACGATAAAGACCAATCATGGTCTTATGTCAAAGACTTATTTACCTTGGTAGATGGTAAAATTAATTCAAGTTCTTCAAATGTTTACAAATCTGTAGCTGATGGTGAAATGGCTGTTGGTTTGTCCTATGAAGACCCAAGTGTTAAATTATTAAATGATGGAGCTAATATTAAGGTTATTTACCCAGAAGAAGGATCAGTCTTCTTACCTGCAAGTGCAGCAATCATTAAAAATGCTCCAAATAAATCAAATGCTCAAAAATTCATTGATTTTATTGTCTCTAAAGAAGCTCAAGATGCTCTTGGAACAGAAACAACTAACAGACCTGTTCGTAAAGATGCTAAAGTTAGCAAAAACATGAAATCATTGAAAGACATTAAGACTATTACGGAAGACTATGATTATGTCATTAAACATAAAGAAGATATTGTAAAACACTACAGTGACATCTTTGTTGATCTTCAATCAAAATAG